The Haloterrigena turkmenica DSM 5511 genome includes the window CGGATCGTCGCGAGCTGGTCGTAGAGCGTGTCGCGCTCGGTGATCGTCTGGTCGGTCTGTGCGGCGAGGCCGTAGTCCTCGAGGATCGACTCGATGCGGTCGTCGGGCAGGTGCGCGAGGATGGCTTTGCCGGCGGCGAACTGGTGGAGATACGTCCGCTGTCCGATCCGCGCGTGGGTCTTGACGGAGTGTCGTCCTTCGGCGCCGTAGATGTGGACGCCCATTCCGTGCTCTTCGATCACGCACCAGACCTTCTCGTTGGTTTCCGCGGCGAGTTCGTCGACTTTGGGTCTGGCGACGTCGTACAACCGGTGGCGGTTGCGCACGTGAATGCCGTAGTCGAGGAACCACGTACTGATGCGGTAGACGTCGCCCTCCCGGACGAGTAGCCCCCGCGACTCGAGCGTTTTCACGTGCCGGTGAACCGTACTCTTCGCGAGGCCGAGTTCGTCGGCGATGTCGGTGATCCCGGCACCGTCGTCGCGTTTGAGCACGTCGACGATGTCGAAGGCCGTCTCGACGGTTTCGACCGGCCTGTGTTGGGATTCGCTTGCCATGCGTTGGCAATCGTGACGAATCGGCAAAAAGCTGTTCCCACTATTCGAACGTCTCCCGGTTTCGTTCGTGGAGTTCGAACGTGGGTTCCCCGGTCTCCCGGTTCGACTCCGACGAAATCGTGTCGGGACGTTCGAACGACTACGAGGTCTGGGAGTACTCCTCGACCCACTCCTGGAGCGTGATCCCCATCGTCGCCTGCGTGATGGCGTTCGACGACGCGGAGTTCGCGCTCTTGACGAGTTCGGCCTCGAGCGTGCGCGTGGGGACCTCGCCGAGGAAGTGCGGGATCGCGCGTTGCACGGCGAGCGGACAGCCGACCTCGTGGGCGAGGGCGTACCCCGAGATGGAGTGGGGAATCTCCTCGCTGACGTATCGCGGATCGGGGTCAGCGAGCAGTTCGTCGTCCACAAAGTCGGGATACTCGTAGCACTTGCCGACGTCGTGGAGGAGACACGCGGCGACGATCACGTCGACGTCGGGATCGGCGCCGTGGAACTCCCGCTGTTCGCGGGCGGTCTCGAGCGCGATGCGCGCGACGCCGCGAACGTGTTCGACGTTCGTGATCTCGTGGATGTTCCAGGCGTAGGGGATGTCCTCGACGTCTCGCCAGCCGCCCCGCTCTAACCCGAGCGCCCACGCTTCGACGACCCGTTCGCGCAGGTCGTCGTCGTCGATCCGCTCGAGTTCAGGAAACGCGTCGCGGACCTGACTCTCGAAGTCGCGGTCGGTGTTAGACATGCGATCACTCCTCGGCCTTGACGAGGCGCTCGCGGCCGATGAACCGAGGCCGCTCGTCGATTGCGAGGAAGTTGTCCACGTCATCACGGGCTTCCTTCGCCTTCCCTTTCTCGGGGTCGTAGTCGCGCGAGCCCTCGCTTCCCAGCGCGTCGTACAGTTTCTCGAGGTCCTCGAAGTAGAGTTCGGCGACGCCGTC containing:
- a CDS encoding IclR family transcriptional regulator; this translates as MASESQHRPVETVETAFDIVDVLKRDDGAGITDIADELGLAKSTVHRHVKTLESRGLLVREGDVYRISTWFLDYGIHVRNRHRLYDVARPKVDELAAETNEKVWCVIEEHGMGVHIYGAEGRHSVKTHARIGQRTYLHQFAAGKAILAHLPDDRIESILEDYGLAAQTDQTITERDTLYDQLATIRDRGYAFNREESVIGVHAVGAPIRNESGTAIGAISVAGPANRLRDDLMTEELPSLLLGATNEVEINLAHS
- a CDS encoding HD domain-containing protein encodes the protein MSNTDRDFESQVRDAFPELERIDDDDLRERVVEAWALGLERGGWRDVEDIPYAWNIHEITNVEHVRGVARIALETAREQREFHGADPDVDVIVAACLLHDVGKCYEYPDFVDDELLADPDPRYVSEEIPHSISGYALAHEVGCPLAVQRAIPHFLGEVPTRTLEAELVKSANSASSNAITQATMGITLQEWVEEYSQTS